A section of the Paenibacillus aurantius genome encodes:
- a CDS encoding cytochrome (ubi)quinol oxidase subunit III: protein MANAHATGALPVEPEKATLEGKNKILGFWLFLGGETVLFGTLFATFIALRNQIADGKPAAELFVLETVAWSTFILLTSSLTSVFAMMAMHRHQVKKMLLWFGITILLGLAFLGLEIYEFFEYVHEGHTFSTSAFSTSFYTLVGFHGAHVAFGILWIGLLILQGLKKGLTVVTAPKFYVASLYWHFIDVVWVFIFTVVYLMGKVG from the coding sequence ATGGCTAACGCACATGCTACCGGCGCGCTGCCGGTTGAACCCGAAAAGGCCACCCTTGAGGGAAAGAATAAAATTTTAGGCTTCTGGCTGTTCCTTGGCGGCGAGACGGTTCTGTTCGGAACCCTCTTCGCCACCTTTATCGCCCTCCGCAACCAGATTGCGGACGGCAAGCCCGCGGCCGAGCTGTTTGTTCTCGAAACCGTTGCCTGGTCCACTTTCATTCTCTTGACGAGTTCCCTGACGAGCGTGTTCGCCATGATGGCCATGCACCGTCATCAAGTTAAGAAGATGCTTCTGTGGTTTGGCATCACCATCCTTCTCGGCCTTGCGTTCTTGGGTCTGGAAATTTATGAGTTCTTCGAATACGTACATGAGGGGCATACTTTCAGTACGAGCGCCTTCAGTACATCGTTCTATACGCTGGTTGGGTTTCACGGAGCCCACGTGGCTTTCGGTATTTTGTGGATCGGCCTTCTGATTCTTCAAGGATTGAAGAAGGGCCTTACGGTCGTAACCGCTCCGAAGTTCTACGTGGCGAGCCTATACTGGCACTTTATCGACGTGGTCTGGGTGTTCATCTTCACGGTCGTGTACTTGATGGGAAAGGTGGGCTAA
- the coxB gene encoding cytochrome c oxidase subunit II, whose protein sequence is MSRWKFVWRLMPLLAVLALLLTGCGEVENLSALDPKGPVAREQLFLMELSLAVMIFVFIVVMAIYLYVLFRYRKRKGDDSIPKQVEGNHVLEIIWTVVPILLLCVIAVPTVGYTFKHSTDYREDKNVMHVKVTGHQFWWQFQYPDHGNINTAQDLVIPVGKKVSFEVTSADVNHSFWVPSLGGKIDTNPGMYNVNYLEADEPGVYKGKCAELCGASHALMDFKVRALSQADFDAWVAKMQAPAASSAATAKGEEVFKNQCITCHAVTPTGAGLGPNLNGFASREKIAGILDHNDESLKAWIQDPQAEKPGTLMPQLPLDDTQLNELVKYLNTLK, encoded by the coding sequence ATGAGTCGATGGAAATTTGTATGGCGTCTGATGCCCCTGTTAGCGGTGTTGGCGCTGCTGCTTACCGGATGCGGCGAAGTAGAGAACTTGTCCGCATTGGATCCTAAGGGTCCCGTCGCGAGGGAGCAGCTTTTTTTAATGGAGTTAAGTCTGGCTGTCATGATCTTCGTGTTCATCGTCGTTATGGCCATCTACCTTTATGTTCTGTTCCGCTACCGCAAGCGTAAAGGCGACGATTCCATCCCTAAGCAGGTGGAAGGAAACCACGTGCTGGAGATTATCTGGACGGTTGTTCCCATTTTGCTTTTGTGCGTTATCGCGGTACCAACTGTAGGTTACACCTTCAAGCATTCCACGGACTACCGGGAAGACAAGAACGTCATGCACGTTAAAGTAACGGGTCATCAGTTCTGGTGGCAGTTCCAGTACCCGGATCACGGGAACATCAACACGGCGCAGGATCTCGTTATTCCTGTCGGCAAGAAGGTCTCTTTTGAAGTTACCTCCGCAGACGTGAACCACTCGTTCTGGGTTCCTTCCCTCGGCGGTAAAATCGACACCAACCCCGGTATGTATAACGTCAACTACCTGGAGGCGGATGAGCCTGGCGTCTATAAGGGCAAGTGCGCCGAGCTTTGTGGTGCTTCCCATGCCTTGATGGACTTCAAGGTCAGAGCGCTTTCGCAGGCGGATTTTGATGCGTGGGTCGCCAAAATGCAAGCGCCGGCCGCTTCTTCGGCCGCTACCGCAAAAGGCGAAGAAGTCTTTAAGAACCAGTGCATCACATGCCACGCGGTTACTCCTACAGGCGCCGGTCTCGGACCTAACCTGAACGGCTTTGCGAGCCGCGAGAAGATAGCGGGCATTCTGGATCACAACGACGAAAGCTTGAAAGCCTGGATCCAGGATCCTCAAGCGGAGAAGCCGGGCACCCTTATGCCTCAGCTGCCACTCGATGATACCCAGCTTAACGAGCTGGTCAAATATTTGAACACGTTGAAATAA
- the ctaD gene encoding cytochrome c oxidase subunit I: MDWLTTVDHKKIGILYFIAGGIFFLAGGLEALLIRIQLMFPNQDIFIGGTFNQLLTMHGTTMIFLAAMPLIFGFMNAIVPLQIGARDVAYPFVNALGFWLFFFGGLLLNLSWFLGGAPDAGWTAYAPLSTDAFSGRGVDFYVLGLQIAGIGTLIGGINFLVTIINMRAPGMTFMRMPLFTWTAFITSALVLFAFPAITVGLVELMFDRLFHGNFFEVGKGGNVVLWQHLFWIFGHPEVYILILPAFGIISEVVSTFSRKRLFGYSSMVFATILIGFLGFMVWVHHMFATGLGPVANSIFAIATMAIAVPTGVKVFNWLFTMWGGQIRFTTANLWGLAFIPTFVMGGMTGVMLAAPAADFQYHDTYFVVAHFHYVIVGGLVLGLFSGFYYWWPKIFGRVLNETLGKWHFWLFFIGFHLTFFPQHFLGLMGMPRRVFTYDPGLVSGNLVSSIGAMFMGIGTIVFLLNIIVTSMKARDAVSDPWDGRTLEWAIPSPAPEYNFKQTPLVRGLDPLWKEKMAGNKEMTPAEPIGSIHMPSGSILPLIMSIGLFIAGFGFMYHVYPVCIVGIGITLICMLLRSVYDDHGWHIEPEELEDKGVKA; this comes from the coding sequence ATGGACTGGCTCACTACGGTCGACCATAAAAAAATCGGAATTCTTTACTTCATTGCGGGAGGAATCTTCTTCCTTGCAGGCGGATTGGAAGCGCTCCTCATCCGGATTCAGCTGATGTTCCCGAACCAGGACATTTTCATCGGCGGAACGTTCAACCAGCTGCTTACGATGCACGGAACGACGATGATCTTCCTTGCCGCCATGCCTCTCATCTTCGGATTTATGAACGCGATTGTCCCGCTTCAAATCGGAGCCCGGGACGTAGCTTATCCGTTCGTTAACGCTTTAGGCTTCTGGCTCTTCTTCTTCGGCGGACTGCTCCTTAACCTGAGCTGGTTCCTGGGCGGAGCTCCCGATGCGGGATGGACGGCCTATGCTCCGCTTTCCACCGATGCCTTCAGCGGCCGCGGCGTAGACTTCTACGTATTGGGTCTGCAGATCGCCGGTATCGGAACGCTGATCGGGGGGATTAACTTCCTCGTCACGATCATCAACATGCGTGCACCGGGCATGACCTTCATGAGAATGCCTTTGTTCACCTGGACGGCTTTCATTACGTCCGCGCTTGTCCTGTTCGCTTTCCCGGCCATTACCGTCGGTCTGGTGGAGCTGATGTTCGACCGTCTGTTCCATGGTAACTTCTTCGAAGTCGGTAAGGGCGGTAACGTGGTTCTCTGGCAGCACTTGTTCTGGATCTTCGGTCACCCCGAAGTTTACATTCTGATTCTGCCGGCTTTCGGAATCATCTCTGAAGTGGTCAGTACGTTCTCCCGCAAGAGACTGTTCGGCTACAGCTCCATGGTCTTTGCAACCATTCTCATCGGCTTCCTTGGCTTCATGGTATGGGTTCACCATATGTTCGCAACGGGTCTTGGTCCGGTAGCCAACTCCATCTTCGCCATCGCGACTATGGCCATCGCTGTTCCAACCGGGGTTAAAGTCTTCAACTGGCTCTTCACCATGTGGGGAGGACAGATTCGCTTTACGACCGCTAATTTGTGGGGTCTGGCTTTCATTCCTACCTTCGTTATGGGTGGGATGACAGGGGTTATGCTCGCTGCTCCTGCTGCTGACTTCCAGTACCATGATACGTACTTTGTTGTCGCTCACTTCCACTACGTTATTGTCGGTGGTCTGGTTCTCGGCTTGTTCTCCGGCTTCTACTACTGGTGGCCGAAGATTTTTGGCCGCGTGCTTAACGAAACGCTGGGCAAATGGCATTTCTGGCTGTTCTTTATCGGCTTCCACTTAACTTTCTTCCCGCAGCATTTCCTCGGACTCATGGGGATGCCGCGCCGGGTATTCACCTACGACCCGGGCCTGGTCAGCGGAAACCTGGTTTCCTCGATCGGCGCTATGTTCATGGGTATCGGTACGATTGTCTTCCTGCTTAACATTATCGTCACTTCGATGAAGGCAAGAGATGCCGTAAGCGATCCGTGGGACGGACGTACGCTGGAGTGGGCCATTCCTTCTCCTGCACCGGAGTATAACTTCAAGCAGACTCCGCTGGTCCGCGGTCTGGATCCGCTGTGGAAAGAGAAGATGGCCGGCAACAAGGAAATGACGCCTGCCGAGCCGATCGGATCGATTCACATGCCTTCGGGTTCGATTCTTCCGCTTATCATGTCGATCGGCCTGTTCATTGCCGGCTTCGGCTTTATGTATCACGTGTACCCGGTCTGCATCGTGGGTATCGGCATCACCTTGATCTGCATGCTTCTCCGGTCTGTCTATGACGATCATGGCTGGCACATCGAGCCGGAAGAGCTCGAAGATAAGGGGGTTAAAGCATAA
- a CDS encoding cytochrome C oxidase subunit IV family protein has protein sequence MSNNPQTSSPSNRHRLEGPKNHYIAYLVSILLTILAFAAVIYTGLDKSFLIFFLVGMALVQAIFQLAIWMHMKERGHVYAMVGIIFGFIVALSGVAAAVFWMWW, from the coding sequence ATGAGCAACAATCCCCAAACTTCTTCACCGAGCAACCGTCACCGGCTGGAAGGGCCTAAGAATCACTACATTGCTTATCTGGTTTCCATCCTCCTGACGATTCTGGCTTTCGCGGCCGTTATCTACACGGGGCTGGACAAAAGCTTCCTAATCTTCTTCCTGGTAGGAATGGCACTCGTGCAAGCCATTTTCCAGCTGGCGATTTGGATGCACATGAAAGAAAGAGGTCATGTCTACGCGATGGTCGGCATCATCTTTGGGTTTATCGTAGCCCTGAGCGGTGTGGCTGCAGCGGTTTTCTGGATGTGGTGGTAA
- a CDS encoding helix-turn-helix domain-containing protein, whose amino-acid sequence MIGKRVQNLRLRRGLTLSELAERAGVAKSYLSTMERDIQSNPSIQFLEKIAAVLGVTVEALLQPEEPQDSDEADRLDQEWQELVREAMSSGISKEQFRDFLEFSKWRNRDRDPS is encoded by the coding sequence GTGATCGGAAAACGAGTCCAGAACCTGCGTCTGCGGAGAGGATTGACCCTCTCGGAACTTGCCGAAAGGGCGGGGGTCGCCAAATCCTATCTCAGCACGATGGAAAGGGATATTCAATCCAACCCTTCCATTCAGTTCCTTGAGAAAATCGCAGCCGTTCTCGGCGTAACGGTGGAAGCTCTTCTTCAGCCGGAAGAGCCGCAGGATTCGGACGAAGCCGACCGCCTGGACCAGGAATGGCAGGAGCTGGTTCGGGAAGCGATGTCGTCCGGCATCAGCAAGGAACAGTTTCGTGATTTCCTCGAGTTCTCCAAGTGGAGAAACCGCGACCGGGATCCATCTTAG
- a CDS encoding DUF420 domain-containing protein, with amino-acid sequence MPSLLPTISTTFIVISAVLVGFGWYHIAKGNRETHKKFMVAGAIFALAFFLVYMSRTIFVGNTKFAEDGPIWIRDAYYVFLLFHITLATVSAVFGIVTLLHAYKERFAKHRKIGKWTAIMWLITAPTGVMVYLLLYVLYPGGTTAPVWEAIFK; translated from the coding sequence ATGCCAAGTCTTTTGCCCACGATTAGTACAACTTTCATTGTCATAAGCGCGGTGCTGGTCGGCTTCGGCTGGTACCACATCGCCAAAGGGAACCGGGAAACCCACAAGAAATTCATGGTGGCCGGCGCAATCTTTGCCCTCGCGTTCTTTCTTGTGTACATGTCGAGAACGATCTTCGTGGGAAATACGAAGTTCGCCGAGGACGGACCGATCTGGATCCGTGACGCTTATTATGTCTTCCTGCTGTTTCACATTACCCTTGCGACGGTTTCCGCGGTCTTCGGGATTGTCACCCTGCTGCATGCTTACAAGGAGCGGTTTGCGAAGCACCGGAAAATCGGCAAATGGACAGCCATTATGTGGCTGATCACCGCCCCTACCGGGGTAATGGTATACCTGCTGCTTTACGTTCTCTATCCGGGAGGCACGACCGCTCCGGTGTGGGAAGCGATATTCAAGTAA
- a CDS encoding DUF3895 domain-containing protein, translating into MKPVQFTMDDLFAPSPEPVRDPLESHIMTYINEGISSAREICEKLIARQGMDPARYSTGKPVLFPYVCRCLDSLASSGQVKFQGAVEGTEDRTYFKA; encoded by the coding sequence ATGAAGCCCGTGCAGTTTACGATGGACGATCTGTTCGCGCCTTCGCCGGAACCCGTTCGTGATCCGCTCGAATCGCACATAATGACGTATATAAATGAAGGAATCAGCAGTGCCCGGGAAATATGCGAGAAGCTGATCGCGCGGCAGGGAATGGATCCGGCCCGTTACAGCACCGGGAAACCTGTCCTTTTTCCTTACGTATGCCGTTGTCTGGATTCGCTCGCCTCATCCGGGCAGGTGAAATTCCAGGGAGCGGTCGAAGGAACGGAGGACCGGACTTACTTCAAGGCCTAA
- a CDS encoding cytochrome c oxidase assembly protein: MPGMEHMHQGASFSAMWSPGILLLTILLGWLYFYLVGAGRHRFQDSSPVGARKKTYMVLALVTLYIGQGSPLNYYGHADLFSAHMMQQSLLYLVMPPLVLLAIPEWLLKPLLDKPFVKKWIYPLFHPLLTVLVFNMLFSMYHIPTIFEYSMSHPSLHVAYHLVLLVTAFHMWFPVFCPVAGWQRISDLQKLAYLVADGILLTPACACIIFANSVIYGTYADEFTSYLPPLDDQQLGGTIMKIVQEIVYGAALAYVFFKWYRKERKKDREEEELSDAELLQRTNLSTHT; this comes from the coding sequence ATGCCTGGAATGGAACATATGCACCAGGGGGCCAGCTTCTCCGCGATGTGGAGCCCCGGAATCCTGCTGCTTACGATATTGCTCGGCTGGCTGTATTTCTATCTCGTAGGGGCCGGCCGTCACCGGTTTCAAGACTCGTCACCCGTGGGGGCAAGGAAGAAAACTTACATGGTTCTCGCCCTGGTTACCTTATACATCGGACAAGGAAGTCCCCTTAACTATTATGGGCACGCGGATCTGTTCAGCGCCCATATGATGCAGCAGTCCCTGCTGTATCTGGTGATGCCTCCGCTCGTGCTGCTGGCGATCCCGGAATGGCTGCTTAAGCCGCTTCTGGATAAGCCGTTTGTGAAGAAATGGATCTATCCGCTGTTTCATCCTCTTCTGACGGTGCTGGTGTTCAACATGCTGTTCTCGATGTACCACATCCCAACCATCTTCGAATACAGCATGTCCCATCCTTCCCTGCACGTGGCGTATCATCTGGTGCTGCTCGTCACAGCGTTCCACATGTGGTTTCCGGTCTTCTGTCCGGTGGCCGGCTGGCAGCGCATTTCGGATCTTCAGAAGCTGGCTTATCTCGTAGCCGACGGCATCCTGCTGACCCCGGCCTGTGCTTGTATCATTTTTGCAAACAGTGTTATATACGGCACTTATGCCGATGAGTTCACGTCTTATCTTCCTCCGCTCGACGACCAACAGCTTGGGGGAACGATCATGAAAATTGTTCAAGAAATTGTCTATGGTGCGGCACTGGCATACGTGTTCTTTAAATGGTATCGTAAGGAAAGGAAAAAGGATCGGGAAGAAGAGGAGCTGTCCGACGCGGAGCTTCTCCAACGGACGAACCTTTCCACTCATACCTAG
- a CDS encoding YhcN/YlaJ family sporulation lipoprotein, producing the protein MIPTYRWSRILMAGASALLLTGLCGCSDGEAKGKRGIPSYGVRSNSNYSSTRGSVPDTGMKLYGAGTGQTVIHANKRLVYSQVLSDKVANVNGINTAFVVLTETNAYAAILIDHTATGTRGAGARHETNNSPTSLGRYYPHQFGSYQDPRLLTSGSNSYETVEEADNISHGLKQEIASIIRNAQPSVHEVYISAHRDFVNLMNGYAQDSARGLPLDSRVQEFNGMVNRVLSLPDRKTEDKIINGTVENKRNVR; encoded by the coding sequence ATGATCCCCACCTACCGATGGTCCAGAATCCTTATGGCCGGGGCTTCGGCGCTGCTCCTGACCGGGCTGTGCGGATGCTCCGACGGTGAGGCCAAAGGCAAGAGAGGCATTCCGAGCTACGGAGTGCGCAGCAACAGCAATTACAGCTCCACCCGGGGAAGCGTTCCCGATACCGGGATGAAGCTGTACGGCGCGGGTACGGGCCAAACCGTCATTCATGCCAACAAGCGCCTCGTGTACAGCCAGGTGTTATCCGATAAGGTAGCCAATGTCAACGGAATCAATACGGCCTTCGTCGTTCTGACCGAAACCAACGCCTACGCGGCCATCCTCATCGACCACACCGCAACGGGGACCCGCGGGGCGGGAGCCCGCCATGAGACGAACAACTCGCCCACCTCCCTCGGCCGGTACTACCCCCACCAATTCGGGAGCTACCAGGACCCCCGCCTGCTTACCTCCGGAAGCAACAGCTACGAGACGGTGGAGGAGGCGGACAACATTTCCCACGGCCTGAAGCAGGAGATCGCCTCGATTATCCGGAATGCCCAACCTTCCGTTCATGAAGTGTACATCTCGGCCCATCGGGATTTCGTCAACCTCATGAACGGTTATGCCCAGGACAGCGCGAGAGGCCTCCCGCTCGATTCCCGCGTTCAGGAATTCAACGGGATGGTCAACCGGGTATTAAGCCTTCCCGACCGGAAAACGGAGGACAAGATCATCAACGGCACCGTGGAAAACAAGCGAAACGTCCGATAG